One stretch of Equus przewalskii isolate Varuska chromosome 9, EquPr2, whole genome shotgun sequence DNA includes these proteins:
- the DMPK gene encoding myotonin-protein kinase isoform X7, giving the protein MSAEVRLRRLQQLVLDPGFLGLEPLLDLLLGVHQELGASDLAQDKYVVDFLQWVEPIAARLKEARLQRDDFEILKVIGRGAFSEVAVVKMKQTGQVFAMKIMNKWDMLKRGEVSCFREERDVLVNGDRRWITQLHFAFQDENYLYLVMEYYVGGDLLTLLSKFGERIPAEMARFYLAEIVMAIDSVHRLGYVHRDIKPDNILLDRCGHIRLADFGSCLKLRADGTVRSLVAVGTPDYLSPEILQAVGGGPGTGSYGPECDWWALGVFAYEMFYGQTPFYAESTAETYGKIVHYKEHLSLPVADAGVPEEARDLIQRLLCPPETRLGREGAGDFQKHPFFFGLDWEGLRDSMPPFTPDFEGATDTCNFDVVEDGLTAMETLSDIQEGVPLGVHLPFVGYSYSCMALRDDEVPGPTPMELEAELLPEPPVQVPSLEPTVPPLEKTAEAAGPEAVPAVAEAEMTLRELQEALEEEVLTRQSLSRELEAIRTANQSFASQLREAEARNRDLEAQVRLLQEQMEQLQAEGAAAVTGVPSPRATDPPSHMAPRPWLWASARWWGQTPCTAATCCSLPGSLGLAYRRRVPCSCSPLLWLVPPPWAALGWWPAPATSPLSGAAREPPSPPEP; this is encoded by the exons ATGTCAGCCGAGGTGCGGCTGAGGCGGCTCCAGCAGCTGGTGCTGGACCCCGGCTTCCTGGGGCTGGAGCCCCTGCTCGACCTTCTCCTGGGCGTCCACCAGGAGCTGGGCGCCTCCGACCTGGCCCAGGACAAGTATGTGGTGGACTTCCTGCAGTGGG TGGAACCCATCGCGGCGAGGCTTAAGGAGGCCCGACTGCAGAGGGATGACTTCGAGATTCTGAAGGTGATCGGACGCGGCGCGTTCAGCGAG GTGGCGGTGGTGAAGATGAAGCAGACGGGCCAGGTGTTCGCCATGAAGATCATGAATAAGTGGGACATGCTGAAGCGAGGCGAG GTGTCGTGCTTCCGCGAAGAGAGGGATGTGTTGGTGAACGGGGACCGGCGCTGGATCACGCAGCTGCACTTCGCCTTCCAGGACGAGAACTACTTG TACCTGGTCATGGAGTACTACGTGGGCGGGGACCTGCTAACGCTGCTGAGCAAGTTTGGGGAGCGGATCCCGGCCGAGATGGCGCGCTTCTACCTGGCTGAGATTGTCATGGCCATAGACTCGGTGCATCGGCTGGGCTACGTGCACAG GGACATCAAGCCGGACAACATCCTGCTGGACCGCTGTGGCCACATCCGCTTGGCCGACTTCGGCTCCTGCCTCAAGTTGAGGGCGGACGGAACG GTGCGGTCGCTGGTGGCTGTGGGCACCCCGGACTACTTGTCCCCCGAGATCCTGCAGGCCGTGGGCGGCGGGCCCGGGACGGGCAGCTACGGACCCGAGTGTGACTGGTGGGCGCTGGGCGTGTTCGCCTATGAAATGTTCTACGGGCAGACGCCCTTCTACGCCGAGTCCACGGCCGAGACCTACGGCAAGATCGTGCACTACAAG GAGCACCTGTCTCTACCGGTGGCAGACGCGGGGGTCCCTGAGGAGGCTCGCGACCTCATCCAGCGGCTGCTGTGTCCCCCGGAGACGCGGCTGGGCCGGGAAGGAGCAGGCGATTTCCAGAAACATCCGTTCTTCTTTGGCCTCGACTGGGAAGGTCTCCGAGACAGCATGCCCCCCTTTACGCCTGATTTCGAGGGTGCCACTGACACGTGCAACTTCGATGTGGTGGAAGATGGGCTCACTGCCATG GAGACGCTGTCAGACATACAGGAAGGCGTGCCCCTGGGCGTCCACCTGCCTTTCGTGGGCTACTCATACTCCTGCATGGCCCTCAG GGACGATGAGGTCCCGGGCCCCACACCCATGGAACTGGAGGCTGAGCTGTTGCCTGAGCCACCTGTGCAAGTGCCCAGCCTGGAGCCCACAGTGCCCCCACTGGAGAAAACA GCTGAAGCGGCAGGTCCAGAGGCCGTTCCCGCGGTGGCAGAGGCGGAGATGACGCTGCGGGAGCTCCAggaggccctggaggaggaggtgctgACCCGGCAGAGCCTGAGCCGGGAGCTGGAGGCCATCCGCACGGCCAACCAGAGCTTCGCCAG TCAGCTCCGCGAGGCCGAGGCCCGGAACCGGGACCTGGAGGCGCAAGTCCGGCTGCTGCAGGAGCAGATGGAGcagctgcaggcagagggagctgcag ctgTCACGGGGGTCCCCAGTCCCCGGGCCACGGATCCACCTTCCCAT ATGGCCCCCCGGCCGTGGCTCTGGGCCAGTGCCCGCTGGTGGGGCCAGACCCCATGCACCGCCGCCACCTGCTGCTCCCTGCCAGG GTCCCTAGGCCTGGCCTATCGGAGGCGCGTTCCCTGCTCCTGTTCGCCGCTGCTCTGGCTGGTGCCGCCGCCCTGGGCTGCGCTGGGTTGGTGGCCTGCGCCGGCCACCTCGCCCCTGTCTGGCGCCGCTCGGGAGCCGCCTTCGCCCCCTGAACCCTAG
- the DMPK gene encoding myotonin-protein kinase isoform X5, whose protein sequence is MSAEVRLRRLQQLVLDPGFLGLEPLLDLLLGVHQELGASDLAQDKYVVDFLQWVEPIAARLKEARLQRDDFEILKVIGRGAFSEVAVVKMKQTGQVFAMKIMNKWDMLKRGEVSCFREERDVLVNGDRRWITQLHFAFQDENYLYLVMEYYVGGDLLTLLSKFGERIPAEMARFYLAEIVMAIDSVHRLGYVHRDIKPDNILLDRCGHIRLADFGSCLKLRADGTVRSLVAVGTPDYLSPEILQAVGGGPGTGSYGPECDWWALGVFAYEMFYGQTPFYAESTAETYGKIVHYKEHLSLPVADAGVPEEARDLIQRLLCPPETRLGREGAGDFQKHPFFFGLDWEGLRDSMPPFTPDFEGATDTCNFDVVEDGLTAMVSGGGETLSDIQEGVPLGVHLPFVGYSYSCMALRDDEVPGPTPMELEAELLPEPPVQVPSLEPTVPPLEKTAEAAGPEAVPAVAEAEMTLRELQEALEEEVLTRQSLSRELEAIRTANQSFASQLREAEARNRDLEAQVRLLQEQMEQLQAEGAAAVTGVPSPRATDPPSHMAPRPWLWASARWWGQTPCTAATCCSLPGSLGLAYRRRVPCSCSPLLWLVPPPWAALGWWPAPATSPLSGAAREPPSPPEP, encoded by the exons ATGTCAGCCGAGGTGCGGCTGAGGCGGCTCCAGCAGCTGGTGCTGGACCCCGGCTTCCTGGGGCTGGAGCCCCTGCTCGACCTTCTCCTGGGCGTCCACCAGGAGCTGGGCGCCTCCGACCTGGCCCAGGACAAGTATGTGGTGGACTTCCTGCAGTGGG TGGAACCCATCGCGGCGAGGCTTAAGGAGGCCCGACTGCAGAGGGATGACTTCGAGATTCTGAAGGTGATCGGACGCGGCGCGTTCAGCGAG GTGGCGGTGGTGAAGATGAAGCAGACGGGCCAGGTGTTCGCCATGAAGATCATGAATAAGTGGGACATGCTGAAGCGAGGCGAG GTGTCGTGCTTCCGCGAAGAGAGGGATGTGTTGGTGAACGGGGACCGGCGCTGGATCACGCAGCTGCACTTCGCCTTCCAGGACGAGAACTACTTG TACCTGGTCATGGAGTACTACGTGGGCGGGGACCTGCTAACGCTGCTGAGCAAGTTTGGGGAGCGGATCCCGGCCGAGATGGCGCGCTTCTACCTGGCTGAGATTGTCATGGCCATAGACTCGGTGCATCGGCTGGGCTACGTGCACAG GGACATCAAGCCGGACAACATCCTGCTGGACCGCTGTGGCCACATCCGCTTGGCCGACTTCGGCTCCTGCCTCAAGTTGAGGGCGGACGGAACG GTGCGGTCGCTGGTGGCTGTGGGCACCCCGGACTACTTGTCCCCCGAGATCCTGCAGGCCGTGGGCGGCGGGCCCGGGACGGGCAGCTACGGACCCGAGTGTGACTGGTGGGCGCTGGGCGTGTTCGCCTATGAAATGTTCTACGGGCAGACGCCCTTCTACGCCGAGTCCACGGCCGAGACCTACGGCAAGATCGTGCACTACAAG GAGCACCTGTCTCTACCGGTGGCAGACGCGGGGGTCCCTGAGGAGGCTCGCGACCTCATCCAGCGGCTGCTGTGTCCCCCGGAGACGCGGCTGGGCCGGGAAGGAGCAGGCGATTTCCAGAAACATCCGTTCTTCTTTGGCCTCGACTGGGAAGGTCTCCGAGACAGCATGCCCCCCTTTACGCCTGATTTCGAGGGTGCCACTGACACGTGCAACTTCGATGTGGTGGAAGATGGGCTCACTGCCATGGTGAGCGGGGGCGGG GAGACGCTGTCAGACATACAGGAAGGCGTGCCCCTGGGCGTCCACCTGCCTTTCGTGGGCTACTCATACTCCTGCATGGCCCTCAG GGACGATGAGGTCCCGGGCCCCACACCCATGGAACTGGAGGCTGAGCTGTTGCCTGAGCCACCTGTGCAAGTGCCCAGCCTGGAGCCCACAGTGCCCCCACTGGAGAAAACA GCTGAAGCGGCAGGTCCAGAGGCCGTTCCCGCGGTGGCAGAGGCGGAGATGACGCTGCGGGAGCTCCAggaggccctggaggaggaggtgctgACCCGGCAGAGCCTGAGCCGGGAGCTGGAGGCCATCCGCACGGCCAACCAGAGCTTCGCCAG TCAGCTCCGCGAGGCCGAGGCCCGGAACCGGGACCTGGAGGCGCAAGTCCGGCTGCTGCAGGAGCAGATGGAGcagctgcaggcagagggagctgcag ctgTCACGGGGGTCCCCAGTCCCCGGGCCACGGATCCACCTTCCCAT ATGGCCCCCCGGCCGTGGCTCTGGGCCAGTGCCCGCTGGTGGGGCCAGACCCCATGCACCGCCGCCACCTGCTGCTCCCTGCCAGG GTCCCTAGGCCTGGCCTATCGGAGGCGCGTTCCCTGCTCCTGTTCGCCGCTGCTCTGGCTGGTGCCGCCGCCCTGGGCTGCGCTGGGTTGGTGGCCTGCGCCGGCCACCTCGCCCCTGTCTGGCGCCGCTCGGGAGCCGCCTTCGCCCCCTGAACCCTAG
- the DMPK gene encoding myotonin-protein kinase isoform X8: MSAEVRLRRLQQLVLDPGFLGLEPLLDLLLGVHQELGASDLAQDKYVVDFLQWVEPIAARLKEARLQRDDFEILKVIGRGAFSEVAVVKMKQTGQVFAMKIMNKWDMLKRGEVSCFREERDVLVNGDRRWITQLHFAFQDENYLYLVMEYYVGGDLLTLLSKFGERIPAEMARFYLAEIVMAIDSVHRLGYVHRDIKPDNILLDRCGHIRLADFGSCLKLRADGTVRSLVAVGTPDYLSPEILQAVGGGPGTGSYGPECDWWALGVFAYEMFYGQTPFYAESTAETYGKIVHYKEHLSLPVADAGVPEEARDLIQRLLCPPETRLGREGAGDFQKHPFFFGLDWEGLRDSMPPFTPDFEGATDTCNFDVVEDGLTAMETLSDIQEGVPLGVHLPFVGYSYSCMALRDDEVPGPTPMELEAELLPEPPVQVPSLEPTVPPLEKTAEAAGPEAVPAVAEAEMTLRELQEALEEEVLTRQSLSRELEAIRTANQSFASQLREAEARNRDLEAQVRLLQEQMEQLQAEGAAAVTGVPSPRATDPPSHLDGPPAVALGQCPLVGPDPMHRRHLLLPARVPRPGLSEARSLLLFAAALAGAAALGCAGLVACAGHLAPVWRRSGAAFAP; this comes from the exons ATGTCAGCCGAGGTGCGGCTGAGGCGGCTCCAGCAGCTGGTGCTGGACCCCGGCTTCCTGGGGCTGGAGCCCCTGCTCGACCTTCTCCTGGGCGTCCACCAGGAGCTGGGCGCCTCCGACCTGGCCCAGGACAAGTATGTGGTGGACTTCCTGCAGTGGG TGGAACCCATCGCGGCGAGGCTTAAGGAGGCCCGACTGCAGAGGGATGACTTCGAGATTCTGAAGGTGATCGGACGCGGCGCGTTCAGCGAG GTGGCGGTGGTGAAGATGAAGCAGACGGGCCAGGTGTTCGCCATGAAGATCATGAATAAGTGGGACATGCTGAAGCGAGGCGAG GTGTCGTGCTTCCGCGAAGAGAGGGATGTGTTGGTGAACGGGGACCGGCGCTGGATCACGCAGCTGCACTTCGCCTTCCAGGACGAGAACTACTTG TACCTGGTCATGGAGTACTACGTGGGCGGGGACCTGCTAACGCTGCTGAGCAAGTTTGGGGAGCGGATCCCGGCCGAGATGGCGCGCTTCTACCTGGCTGAGATTGTCATGGCCATAGACTCGGTGCATCGGCTGGGCTACGTGCACAG GGACATCAAGCCGGACAACATCCTGCTGGACCGCTGTGGCCACATCCGCTTGGCCGACTTCGGCTCCTGCCTCAAGTTGAGGGCGGACGGAACG GTGCGGTCGCTGGTGGCTGTGGGCACCCCGGACTACTTGTCCCCCGAGATCCTGCAGGCCGTGGGCGGCGGGCCCGGGACGGGCAGCTACGGACCCGAGTGTGACTGGTGGGCGCTGGGCGTGTTCGCCTATGAAATGTTCTACGGGCAGACGCCCTTCTACGCCGAGTCCACGGCCGAGACCTACGGCAAGATCGTGCACTACAAG GAGCACCTGTCTCTACCGGTGGCAGACGCGGGGGTCCCTGAGGAGGCTCGCGACCTCATCCAGCGGCTGCTGTGTCCCCCGGAGACGCGGCTGGGCCGGGAAGGAGCAGGCGATTTCCAGAAACATCCGTTCTTCTTTGGCCTCGACTGGGAAGGTCTCCGAGACAGCATGCCCCCCTTTACGCCTGATTTCGAGGGTGCCACTGACACGTGCAACTTCGATGTGGTGGAAGATGGGCTCACTGCCATG GAGACGCTGTCAGACATACAGGAAGGCGTGCCCCTGGGCGTCCACCTGCCTTTCGTGGGCTACTCATACTCCTGCATGGCCCTCAG GGACGATGAGGTCCCGGGCCCCACACCCATGGAACTGGAGGCTGAGCTGTTGCCTGAGCCACCTGTGCAAGTGCCCAGCCTGGAGCCCACAGTGCCCCCACTGGAGAAAACA GCTGAAGCGGCAGGTCCAGAGGCCGTTCCCGCGGTGGCAGAGGCGGAGATGACGCTGCGGGAGCTCCAggaggccctggaggaggaggtgctgACCCGGCAGAGCCTGAGCCGGGAGCTGGAGGCCATCCGCACGGCCAACCAGAGCTTCGCCAG TCAGCTCCGCGAGGCCGAGGCCCGGAACCGGGACCTGGAGGCGCAAGTCCGGCTGCTGCAGGAGCAGATGGAGcagctgcaggcagagggagctgcag ctgTCACGGGGGTCCCCAGTCCCCGGGCCACGGATCCACCTTCCCAT ctagATGGCCCCCCGGCCGTGGCTCTGGGCCAGTGCCCGCTGGTGGGGCCAGACCCCATGCACCGCCGCCACCTGCTGCTCCCTGCCAGG GTCCCTAGGCCTGGCCTATCGGAGGCGCGTTCCCTGCTCCTGTTCGCCGCTGCTCTGGCTGGTGCCGCCGCCCTGGGCTGCGCTGGGTTGGTGGCCTGCGCCGGCCACCTCGCCCCTGTCTGGCGCCGCTCGGGAGCCGCCTTCGCCCCCTGA
- the DMPK gene encoding myotonin-protein kinase isoform X6, whose protein sequence is MSAEVRLRRLQQLVLDPGFLGLEPLLDLLLGVHQELGASDLAQDKYVVDFLQWVEPIAARLKEARLQRDDFEILKVIGRGAFSEVAVVKMKQTGQVFAMKIMNKWDMLKRGEVSCFREERDVLVNGDRRWITQLHFAFQDENYLYLVMEYYVGGDLLTLLSKFGERIPAEMARFYLAEIVMAIDSVHRLGYVHRDIKPDNILLDRCGHIRLADFGSCLKLRADGTVRSLVAVGTPDYLSPEILQAVGGGPGTGSYGPECDWWALGVFAYEMFYGQTPFYAESTAETYGKIVHYKEHLSLPVADAGVPEEARDLIQRLLCPPETRLGREGAGDFQKHPFFFGLDWEGLRDSMPPFTPDFEGATDTCNFDVVEDGLTAMVSGGGETLSDIQEGVPLGVHLPFVGYSYSCMALRDDEVPGPTPMELEAELLPEPPVQVPSLEPTVPPLEKTAEAAGPEAVPAVAEAEMTLRELQEALEEEVLTRQSLSRELEAIRTANQSFASQLREAEARNRDLEAQVRLLQEQMEQLQAEGAAAVTGVPSPRATDPPSHLDGPPAVALGQCPLVGPDPMHRRHLLLPARVPRPGLSEARSLLLFAAALAGAAALGCAGLVACAGHLAPVWRRSGAAFAP, encoded by the exons ATGTCAGCCGAGGTGCGGCTGAGGCGGCTCCAGCAGCTGGTGCTGGACCCCGGCTTCCTGGGGCTGGAGCCCCTGCTCGACCTTCTCCTGGGCGTCCACCAGGAGCTGGGCGCCTCCGACCTGGCCCAGGACAAGTATGTGGTGGACTTCCTGCAGTGGG TGGAACCCATCGCGGCGAGGCTTAAGGAGGCCCGACTGCAGAGGGATGACTTCGAGATTCTGAAGGTGATCGGACGCGGCGCGTTCAGCGAG GTGGCGGTGGTGAAGATGAAGCAGACGGGCCAGGTGTTCGCCATGAAGATCATGAATAAGTGGGACATGCTGAAGCGAGGCGAG GTGTCGTGCTTCCGCGAAGAGAGGGATGTGTTGGTGAACGGGGACCGGCGCTGGATCACGCAGCTGCACTTCGCCTTCCAGGACGAGAACTACTTG TACCTGGTCATGGAGTACTACGTGGGCGGGGACCTGCTAACGCTGCTGAGCAAGTTTGGGGAGCGGATCCCGGCCGAGATGGCGCGCTTCTACCTGGCTGAGATTGTCATGGCCATAGACTCGGTGCATCGGCTGGGCTACGTGCACAG GGACATCAAGCCGGACAACATCCTGCTGGACCGCTGTGGCCACATCCGCTTGGCCGACTTCGGCTCCTGCCTCAAGTTGAGGGCGGACGGAACG GTGCGGTCGCTGGTGGCTGTGGGCACCCCGGACTACTTGTCCCCCGAGATCCTGCAGGCCGTGGGCGGCGGGCCCGGGACGGGCAGCTACGGACCCGAGTGTGACTGGTGGGCGCTGGGCGTGTTCGCCTATGAAATGTTCTACGGGCAGACGCCCTTCTACGCCGAGTCCACGGCCGAGACCTACGGCAAGATCGTGCACTACAAG GAGCACCTGTCTCTACCGGTGGCAGACGCGGGGGTCCCTGAGGAGGCTCGCGACCTCATCCAGCGGCTGCTGTGTCCCCCGGAGACGCGGCTGGGCCGGGAAGGAGCAGGCGATTTCCAGAAACATCCGTTCTTCTTTGGCCTCGACTGGGAAGGTCTCCGAGACAGCATGCCCCCCTTTACGCCTGATTTCGAGGGTGCCACTGACACGTGCAACTTCGATGTGGTGGAAGATGGGCTCACTGCCATGGTGAGCGGGGGCGGG GAGACGCTGTCAGACATACAGGAAGGCGTGCCCCTGGGCGTCCACCTGCCTTTCGTGGGCTACTCATACTCCTGCATGGCCCTCAG GGACGATGAGGTCCCGGGCCCCACACCCATGGAACTGGAGGCTGAGCTGTTGCCTGAGCCACCTGTGCAAGTGCCCAGCCTGGAGCCCACAGTGCCCCCACTGGAGAAAACA GCTGAAGCGGCAGGTCCAGAGGCCGTTCCCGCGGTGGCAGAGGCGGAGATGACGCTGCGGGAGCTCCAggaggccctggaggaggaggtgctgACCCGGCAGAGCCTGAGCCGGGAGCTGGAGGCCATCCGCACGGCCAACCAGAGCTTCGCCAG TCAGCTCCGCGAGGCCGAGGCCCGGAACCGGGACCTGGAGGCGCAAGTCCGGCTGCTGCAGGAGCAGATGGAGcagctgcaggcagagggagctgcag ctgTCACGGGGGTCCCCAGTCCCCGGGCCACGGATCCACCTTCCCAT ctagATGGCCCCCCGGCCGTGGCTCTGGGCCAGTGCCCGCTGGTGGGGCCAGACCCCATGCACCGCCGCCACCTGCTGCTCCCTGCCAGG GTCCCTAGGCCTGGCCTATCGGAGGCGCGTTCCCTGCTCCTGTTCGCCGCTGCTCTGGCTGGTGCCGCCGCCCTGGGCTGCGCTGGGTTGGTGGCCTGCGCCGGCCACCTCGCCCCTGTCTGGCGCCGCTCGGGAGCCGCCTTCGCCCCCTGA
- the DMPK gene encoding myotonin-protein kinase isoform X10, with product MSAEVRLRRLQQLVLDPGFLGLEPLLDLLLGVHQELGASDLAQDKYVVDFLQWVEPIAARLKEARLQRDDFEILKVIGRGAFSEVAVVKMKQTGQVFAMKIMNKWDMLKRGEVSCFREERDVLVNGDRRWITQLHFAFQDENYLYLVMEYYVGGDLLTLLSKFGERIPAEMARFYLAEIVMAIDSVHRLGYVHRDIKPDNILLDRCGHIRLADFGSCLKLRADGTVRSLVAVGTPDYLSPEILQAVGGGPGTGSYGPECDWWALGVFAYEMFYGQTPFYAESTAETYGKIVHYKEHLSLPVADAGVPEEARDLIQRLLCPPETRLGREGAGDFQKHPFFFGLDWEGLRDSMPPFTPDFEGATDTCNFDVVEDGLTAMVSGGGETLSDIQEGVPLGVHLPFVGYSYSCMALRDDEVPGPTPMELEAELLPEPPVQVPSLEPTVPPLEKTAEAAGPEAVPAVAEAEMTLRELQEALEEEVLTRQSLSRELEAIRTANQSFASQLREAEARNRDLEAQVRLLQEQMEQLQAEGAAGP from the exons ATGTCAGCCGAGGTGCGGCTGAGGCGGCTCCAGCAGCTGGTGCTGGACCCCGGCTTCCTGGGGCTGGAGCCCCTGCTCGACCTTCTCCTGGGCGTCCACCAGGAGCTGGGCGCCTCCGACCTGGCCCAGGACAAGTATGTGGTGGACTTCCTGCAGTGGG TGGAACCCATCGCGGCGAGGCTTAAGGAGGCCCGACTGCAGAGGGATGACTTCGAGATTCTGAAGGTGATCGGACGCGGCGCGTTCAGCGAG GTGGCGGTGGTGAAGATGAAGCAGACGGGCCAGGTGTTCGCCATGAAGATCATGAATAAGTGGGACATGCTGAAGCGAGGCGAG GTGTCGTGCTTCCGCGAAGAGAGGGATGTGTTGGTGAACGGGGACCGGCGCTGGATCACGCAGCTGCACTTCGCCTTCCAGGACGAGAACTACTTG TACCTGGTCATGGAGTACTACGTGGGCGGGGACCTGCTAACGCTGCTGAGCAAGTTTGGGGAGCGGATCCCGGCCGAGATGGCGCGCTTCTACCTGGCTGAGATTGTCATGGCCATAGACTCGGTGCATCGGCTGGGCTACGTGCACAG GGACATCAAGCCGGACAACATCCTGCTGGACCGCTGTGGCCACATCCGCTTGGCCGACTTCGGCTCCTGCCTCAAGTTGAGGGCGGACGGAACG GTGCGGTCGCTGGTGGCTGTGGGCACCCCGGACTACTTGTCCCCCGAGATCCTGCAGGCCGTGGGCGGCGGGCCCGGGACGGGCAGCTACGGACCCGAGTGTGACTGGTGGGCGCTGGGCGTGTTCGCCTATGAAATGTTCTACGGGCAGACGCCCTTCTACGCCGAGTCCACGGCCGAGACCTACGGCAAGATCGTGCACTACAAG GAGCACCTGTCTCTACCGGTGGCAGACGCGGGGGTCCCTGAGGAGGCTCGCGACCTCATCCAGCGGCTGCTGTGTCCCCCGGAGACGCGGCTGGGCCGGGAAGGAGCAGGCGATTTCCAGAAACATCCGTTCTTCTTTGGCCTCGACTGGGAAGGTCTCCGAGACAGCATGCCCCCCTTTACGCCTGATTTCGAGGGTGCCACTGACACGTGCAACTTCGATGTGGTGGAAGATGGGCTCACTGCCATGGTGAGCGGGGGCGGG GAGACGCTGTCAGACATACAGGAAGGCGTGCCCCTGGGCGTCCACCTGCCTTTCGTGGGCTACTCATACTCCTGCATGGCCCTCAG GGACGATGAGGTCCCGGGCCCCACACCCATGGAACTGGAGGCTGAGCTGTTGCCTGAGCCACCTGTGCAAGTGCCCAGCCTGGAGCCCACAGTGCCCCCACTGGAGAAAACA GCTGAAGCGGCAGGTCCAGAGGCCGTTCCCGCGGTGGCAGAGGCGGAGATGACGCTGCGGGAGCTCCAggaggccctggaggaggaggtgctgACCCGGCAGAGCCTGAGCCGGGAGCTGGAGGCCATCCGCACGGCCAACCAGAGCTTCGCCAG TCAGCTCCGCGAGGCCGAGGCCCGGAACCGGGACCTGGAGGCGCAAGTCCGGCTGCTGCAGGAGCAGATGGAGcagctgcaggcagagggagctgcag GTCCCTAG
- the DMPK gene encoding myotonin-protein kinase isoform X11, producing MSAEVRLRRLQQLVLDPGFLGLEPLLDLLLGVHQELGASDLAQDKYVVDFLQWVEPIAARLKEARLQRDDFEILKVIGRGAFSEVAVVKMKQTGQVFAMKIMNKWDMLKRGEVSCFREERDVLVNGDRRWITQLHFAFQDENYLYLVMEYYVGGDLLTLLSKFGERIPAEMARFYLAEIVMAIDSVHRLGYVHRDIKPDNILLDRCGHIRLADFGSCLKLRADGTVRSLVAVGTPDYLSPEILQAVGGGPGTGSYGPECDWWALGVFAYEMFYGQTPFYAESTAETYGKIVHYKEHLSLPVADAGVPEEARDLIQRLLCPPETRLGREGAGDFQKHPFFFGLDWEGLRDSMPPFTPDFEGATDTCNFDVVEDGLTAMETLSDIQEGVPLGVHLPFVGYSYSCMALRDDEVPGPTPMELEAELLPEPPVQVPSLEPTVPPLEKTAEAAGPEAVPAVAEAEMTLRELQEALEEEVLTRQSLSRELEAIRTANQSFASQLREAEARNRDLEAQVRLLQEQMEQLQAEGAAGP from the exons ATGTCAGCCGAGGTGCGGCTGAGGCGGCTCCAGCAGCTGGTGCTGGACCCCGGCTTCCTGGGGCTGGAGCCCCTGCTCGACCTTCTCCTGGGCGTCCACCAGGAGCTGGGCGCCTCCGACCTGGCCCAGGACAAGTATGTGGTGGACTTCCTGCAGTGGG TGGAACCCATCGCGGCGAGGCTTAAGGAGGCCCGACTGCAGAGGGATGACTTCGAGATTCTGAAGGTGATCGGACGCGGCGCGTTCAGCGAG GTGGCGGTGGTGAAGATGAAGCAGACGGGCCAGGTGTTCGCCATGAAGATCATGAATAAGTGGGACATGCTGAAGCGAGGCGAG GTGTCGTGCTTCCGCGAAGAGAGGGATGTGTTGGTGAACGGGGACCGGCGCTGGATCACGCAGCTGCACTTCGCCTTCCAGGACGAGAACTACTTG TACCTGGTCATGGAGTACTACGTGGGCGGGGACCTGCTAACGCTGCTGAGCAAGTTTGGGGAGCGGATCCCGGCCGAGATGGCGCGCTTCTACCTGGCTGAGATTGTCATGGCCATAGACTCGGTGCATCGGCTGGGCTACGTGCACAG GGACATCAAGCCGGACAACATCCTGCTGGACCGCTGTGGCCACATCCGCTTGGCCGACTTCGGCTCCTGCCTCAAGTTGAGGGCGGACGGAACG GTGCGGTCGCTGGTGGCTGTGGGCACCCCGGACTACTTGTCCCCCGAGATCCTGCAGGCCGTGGGCGGCGGGCCCGGGACGGGCAGCTACGGACCCGAGTGTGACTGGTGGGCGCTGGGCGTGTTCGCCTATGAAATGTTCTACGGGCAGACGCCCTTCTACGCCGAGTCCACGGCCGAGACCTACGGCAAGATCGTGCACTACAAG GAGCACCTGTCTCTACCGGTGGCAGACGCGGGGGTCCCTGAGGAGGCTCGCGACCTCATCCAGCGGCTGCTGTGTCCCCCGGAGACGCGGCTGGGCCGGGAAGGAGCAGGCGATTTCCAGAAACATCCGTTCTTCTTTGGCCTCGACTGGGAAGGTCTCCGAGACAGCATGCCCCCCTTTACGCCTGATTTCGAGGGTGCCACTGACACGTGCAACTTCGATGTGGTGGAAGATGGGCTCACTGCCATG GAGACGCTGTCAGACATACAGGAAGGCGTGCCCCTGGGCGTCCACCTGCCTTTCGTGGGCTACTCATACTCCTGCATGGCCCTCAG GGACGATGAGGTCCCGGGCCCCACACCCATGGAACTGGAGGCTGAGCTGTTGCCTGAGCCACCTGTGCAAGTGCCCAGCCTGGAGCCCACAGTGCCCCCACTGGAGAAAACA GCTGAAGCGGCAGGTCCAGAGGCCGTTCCCGCGGTGGCAGAGGCGGAGATGACGCTGCGGGAGCTCCAggaggccctggaggaggaggtgctgACCCGGCAGAGCCTGAGCCGGGAGCTGGAGGCCATCCGCACGGCCAACCAGAGCTTCGCCAG TCAGCTCCGCGAGGCCGAGGCCCGGAACCGGGACCTGGAGGCGCAAGTCCGGCTGCTGCAGGAGCAGATGGAGcagctgcaggcagagggagctgcag GTCCCTAG